Proteins encoded within one genomic window of Vidua macroura isolate BioBank_ID:100142 chromosome 2, ASM2450914v1, whole genome shotgun sequence:
- the PCDH8 gene encoding protocadherin-8: MSPLRLLAAACLLALSRCRTVRYRTDEEGAPGKVIGTLADEMPVKAPGEMSFRLMRQFSNSSLVRVREEDGQLSIGETGLDRERLCGQAPQCVLAFDVVSCWRERYRLVHVELEVRDINDNAPRFPHAQMALEVSESAAPGTRLPLEVAVDEDVGSNSIQSFQISLNSHFGVEAQTRADGARCADLVLLQELDRERQPSYTLELVAKDGGSPARSGTATVHVRVLDANDNSPTFAQSSVTVELPEDAPPGSLLLDLDAADPDEGPNGEVVYAFSSQVPPEARRLFRLDPRSGHLTLEAAVDYERTRTYELDVHAQDRGASPRAATCTVVVRLTDVNDNAPCISISALRGAATAAGVAYVSEAAATESFVALVSTTDRDSGANGQVRCSLRGHDHFTLQQAYEDSYMIVTTAALDRERIPEYNLTVVAEDLGSPPFKTVRQYTVRVSDENDNAPLFAKPLYEVAVPENNPPGAYITTVVAHDPDLGHNGKVTYRLLETQVMGAPISTYVSVDPTTGAIYALRTFNYEILKQLDLRIQATDGGSPQLSSSTTVRVRMVDQNDNPPIIIHPVLTNGTVEIGVSSKTSHDSLVAQIKAQDADDGDNAELTFAFLEESQQDLFTINPSTGDIVLRGDLSEELGQLFKVILTVTDNGRPPLATTATVNFLVTATAPSSIQDRAKPSSWEGKALQWDIPLIVIIVLAGSCTLLLVAIITIATTCNRRKKGNNIKNNTALKDQIDISHLEKGHQEEGSQRGNIFEVRTFPSKTSFTSPDPSPAAEEISTTESGSDSTCLYEGQKRLRGQSGEQGFAATPSYNKEPAPPVAIWKGHSFNTISGREAEKFSGKDSGKGDSDFNDSDSDISGDALKKDLITHMQNGLWACTAECKILGHSDRCWSPSCGRANPHPSPYPSAPLSTFCKSTSLPRDSLRRDNFYQAQLPKTVGLQSVYEKVLHRDFDRTITLLSPLHPAQLPDLQEIGVPLFPAPSTRYLGSQTETTEKA; encoded by the exons ATGAGCCCTCTGCGGCTGCTGGCCGCCGCCTGCCTGTTGGCCCTGTCCCGCTGCAGGACGGTGAGGTATCGCACCGACGAGGAGGGCGCGCCAGGCAAGGTGATCGGTACTCTGGCCGACGAGATGCCGGTGAAGGCGCCGGGGGAGATGAGCTTTCGCCTGATGCGGCAGTTCAGCAACAGTTCGCTGGTGCGGGTGCGGGAGGAGGACGGGCAGCTGAGCATCGGTGAAACGGGGCTGGACCGGGAGCGGCTGTGTGGCCAAGCCCCCCAGTGTGTCCTGGCCTTCGACGTGGTGAGCTGCTGGCGGGAGCGCTACCGCCTGGTTCACGTGGAGCTGGAGGTGCGTGACATCAATGACAATGCACCGCGCTTCCCCCATGCCCAGATGGCGCTGGAGGTTTCGGAGAGTGCTGCACCTGGCACTCGCCTCCCATTGGAGGTGGCTGTGGATGAGGACGTGGGCTCCAACTCCATCCAGAGCTTCCAGATCTCCCTCAATAGCCACTTTGGTGTGGAGGCACAGACACGGGCGGATGGGGCACGCTGTGCTGacctggtgctgctccaggaaCTGGACCGTGAGCGTCAGCCCTCCTACACCCTGGAGCTGGTGGCCAAGGATGGTGGCAGTCCAGCACGCTCAGGCACAGCCACCGTGCATGTCCGTGTTCTTGATGCCAATGACAACAGTCCAACCTTTGCCCAGAGCTCAGTCACAGTGGAGTTGCCTGAGGATGCACCGCCTGGCTCCCTACTGCTCGATCTGGATGCTGCTGACCCTGATGAGGGCCCCAATGGTGAGGTGGTCTATGCCTTCAGCAGCCAGGTGCCCCCTGAGGCACGGCGGCTCTTCCGCCTTGACCCACGCTCGGGCCACCTCACATTGGAGGCTGCCGTGGACTACGAGCGCACCCGCACCTACGAGCTGGACGTGCATGCCCAGGACCGTGGGGCCAGCCCCCGTGCTGCCACCTGCACCGTTGTCGTGCGCCTCACCGATGTCAATGACAATGCTCCATGCATCAGCATCAGTGCCCTCCGtggtgctgccactgctgctggcgTGGCCTACGTCAGTGAGGCGGCAGCCACTGAGAGCTTCGTGGCCCTTGTCAGCACCACAGACCGCGACTCAGGTGCCAACGGGCAGGTGCGCTGCAGCCTCCGTGGCCACGACCACTTCACCCTGCAGCAAGCCTACGAGGACAGCTACATGATTGTCACCACAGCAGCGCTGGACCGTGAGCGCATCCCTGAGTACAACCTCACTGTGGTAGCTGAGGACCTGGGCTCACCGCCCTTCAAGACTGTCCGCCAGTACACAGTGCGAGTGAGCGATGAGAATGATAACGCACCACTCTTCGCCAAGCCCCTCTACGAGGTGGCTGTACCAGAGAACAACCCCCCGGGCGCCTATATCACCACAGTGGTGGCTCATGACCCTGATCTTGGCCACAATGGTAAGGTCACCTACCGGCTTCTGGAGACACAGGTCATGGGGGCCCCCATCTCCACCTATGTCTCGGTGGACCCCACCACTGGAGCCATCTATGCCCTCAGGACATTCAACTATGAGATCCTCAAGCAGTTGGACCTGAGGATCCAGGCCACTGATGGTGGCTCCccacagctctccagcagcactACTGTCAGAGTGAGAATGGTGGACCAGAATGACAACCCTCCTATTATCATCCACCCAGTGCTCACCAATGGGACTGTGGAAATTGGTGTGTCCAGCAAGACCTCCCATGACTCCCTGGTGGCCCAAATCAAAGCTCAAGATGCAGATGATGGGGACAATGCTGAGCTCACCTTTGCCTTCCTGGAAGAGTCCCAGCAAGACCTCTTCACCATCAACCCAAGTACTGGGGACATTGTGCTGAGGGGTGACCTCTCTGAAGAGCTGGGACAGCTATTCAAGGTCATCCTCACTGTGACAGACAATGGCAGACCTCCCCTGGCCACAACTGCCACAGTCAACTTCCTGGTGACCGCCACTGCTCCATCCAGTATCCAAGACAGAgccaagcccagctcctgggaaggaAAGGCTTTGCAGTGGGACATCCCTCTGATTGTAATCATtgtcctggcaggcagctgcacCCTCCTCCTGGTGGCTATAATCACTATTGCCACAACCTGCAACAGGCGCAAGAAGGGGAACAACATCAAAAACAACACTGCCCTGAAGGACCAAATAGACATCTCCCACCTGGAGAAGGGCCATCAGGaggagggcagccagagggggaACATATTTGAGGTACGAACCTTTCCCAGCAAAACCTCTTTCACCAGCCCTGACCCCTCTCCAGCGGCTGAAGAGATCTCCACCACTGAGAGCGGCAGCGACAGCACTTGCCTCTACGAGGGTCAGAAGAGGCTGAGGGGACAGAGTGGGGAG CAGGGTTTTGCTGCCACTCCAAGCTACAACAAGGAGCCTGCTCCCCCCGTGGCCATTTGGAAGGGACACTCCTTCAACACTATCTCCGGCCGGGAGGCAGAGAAGTTCAGTGGCAAGGACAGCGGCAAAGGCGACAGTGATTTTAACGACAGTGACTCAGATATCAGCGGAGATGCCCTGAAGAAAGATCTCATCACACACATGCAAAACG GTCTGTGGGCATGCACAGCTGAATGCAAGATCCTGGGGCACTCTGACCGCTGCTGGAGCCCCTCCTGTGGCCGAGCCAACCCTCACCCCTCTCCATATCCTTCAGCACCCCTCTCCACCTTCTGCAAGAGCACATCCTTGCCCAGGGATTCCCTTCGCAGGGACAACTTTTATCAAGCCCAGCTGCCCAAAACAGTCGGGCTTCAGAGCGTCTATGAGAAGGTGCTGCACAGGGACTTTGACCGGACGATCACACTCCTGTCCCCACTGCACCCTGCACAGCTCCCCGACCTTCAGGAGATCGGGGTGCCCCTGTTCCCAGCCCCCTCGACTAGATACCTGGGCTCCCAGACTGAGACGACTGAGAAGGCGTAG